One stretch of Kluyveromyces marxianus DMKU3-1042 DNA, complete genome, chromosome 8 DNA includes these proteins:
- a CDS encoding aldo-keto reductase superfamily protein has translation MLKQAMEGSVPKFYKLSSGYTIPSIGFGTYEISPSKTADVVYNALKCGYRHFDTAVLYGNEFEVGQGICRWLKEDPANNKREDVFYTTKLWDSQKGYNKAKKAIDHCLQEVEDLGYIDLLLMHSPLGGTQARLETYKAMQEAVDEGKVRSIGVSNFGPLHVDELLKWDGLKYKPVVNQIEISPWVMRQELADFCKSKGILIEAYAPLTHGQKLKDPDLLRISNEVGCDPAQALIRWSLQKGYIPLPKTQSISRLASNLNVFSFELTPDQISQIDKPFSYEPTDWDCTNAP, from the coding sequence ATGTTGAAGCAAGCAATGGAAGGATCAGTGCCAAAATTCTACAAGCTATCCAGTGGCTACACCATTCCATCGATTGGATTTGGAACTTACGAGATTTCGCCCAGCAAGACGGCAGACGTTGTGTACAATGCATTGAAGTGCGGCTACCGACACTTTGACACGGCGGTTCTCTACGGGAACGAGTTTGAAGTGGGACAAGGGATCTGTCGATGGTTGAAGGAAGATCCAGCCAATAACAAGCGTGAGGATGTGTTCTACACCACGAAGCTTTGGGACTCTCAAAAGGGCTACAACAAGGCCAAGAAGGCCATTGATCACTGCTTGCAGGAAGTGGAGGACCTAGGGTACATTGACTTGCTATTGATGCACTCGCCATTGGGTGGTACGCAAGCGAGACTCGAAACGTACAAGGCGATGCAAGAAGCAGTGGACGAAGGGAAAGTAAGATCGATTGGGGTGTCAAACTTTGGACCTCTCCATGTTGATGAGCTTCTCAAGTGGGACGGGTTGAAGTACAAGCCTGTGGTGAACCAGATCGAAATTTCACCATGGGTCATGCGCCAGGAGCTTGCGGATTTCTGCAAATCCAAGGGCATTCTCATCGAGGCGTATGCGCCTTTGACCCACGGGCAAAAATTGAAGGATCCGGACCTTTTGAGGATCAGCAACGAGGTGGGATGCGACCCAGCGCAGGCGTTGATCAGATGGTCGCTTCAAAAGGGCTACATTCCATTACCAAAGACGCAGTCTATTTCCCGGTTGGCCAGCAATCTAAACGTGTTTTCGTTTGAGCTCACGCCGGACCAGATCAGCCAAATAGACAAGCCATTCTCGTACGAGCCCACCGACTGGGACTGCACCAATGCTCCATGA
- the QDR2 gene encoding quinidine resistance protein 2: MMHSSSDQSADQSIDQEMAKLGLHEDKEHDGEHLAGSGSESVSGSVSMSVDEDSSVLEEQHAFDPQHLYTDHVETRDTRGERKFGRVVSDRAASVQSSSKLEAVDANGVPYTRFSKNDKFLLVVICALSGFYSTIAQTIYFPALSVIEKEFNVSDGLVNITVVVYSLCQGIFPVIMGGLADQLGRRPIVLCCIAVYCAACIGIARCQTYGEMLFLRCLQGGGISPIIAINSGIMGDITVKSERGGYVGLTSGFQVLGSAIGGLLGALFTARWGWRSIFWFLAAGSGVTLAFVVLSLPETKRSIVGNGSIKPPRFINKSFLFYLPYYRRKLHLDNPDYSTKAETIKYDPKAPYKILTRPELISLLAVQGLQYTTWICHMTVLSQQLTKKYKLKMVIVGVCFLPAGLCTLTSIVTAGRFLNWNYRRRYRRHKEFVRAEKERLLKEHNYDTHVVDEIMENDIKYKFDLFKTRLDWIYMPIFISNAGFVTFGWCIGEKQPLAAVLVMSGLGSLTCNCIISICNTLVVDLYPDTSSTAAGCVNLVRCVFSAIILAALAKMDKSMKIGGTFTFLTATAITCSTLLIIPLRYGLQLQLAREQRENAKKPNEEELDENNIDPDDSEEEQELYDLRRAATAQSNFSAL; this comes from the coding sequence ATGATGCATAGTAGTAGTGATCAAAGTGCAGATCAAAGTATAGATCAGGAGATGGCCAAGCTCGGGCTGCATGAAGACAAAGAGCACGATGGAGAACACCTGGCGGGGTCAGGGTCAGAGTCTGTTTCGGGATCTGTTTCTATGTCAGTGGATGAGGACTCGTCGGTACTGGAGGAGCAACATGCGTTTGACCCGCAACATTTGTACACTGACCATGTAGAAACGAGAGATACAAGAGGAGAGCGGAAGTTTGGACGAGTGGTTTCTGATAGAGCGGCGTCCGTACAGAGTTCTAGTAAGCTAGAAGCAGTGGATGCCAATGGGGTGCCATACACTCGGTTTTCCAAGAATGACAAGTTTTTGCTAGTGGTGATATGTGCATTGAGTGGGTTTTACTCTACCATTGCGCAAACGATATATTTCCCGGCATTGTCAGTTATCGAGAAGGAGTTCAATGTTTCGGATGGGTTGGTGAACATCACGGTGGTGGTTTACTCGCTATGTCAGGGTATATTTCCCGTTATTATGGGAGGTCTGGCCGATCAGCTAGGACGTCGGCCCATTGTGCTATGCTGTATCGCGGTGTATTGTGCTGCTTGCATTGGGATAGCACGTTGCCAAACGTACGGTGAGATGCTATTTTTGAGATGCTTGCAAGGTGGTGGTATCTCTCCGATCATTGCCATCAACAGTGGGATTATGGGTGATATAACGGTGAAGTCAGAGAGAGGTGGGTACGTTGGGTTGACCAGTGGGTTTCAAGTGTTGGGAAGTGCCATTGGTGGGCTTCTCGGTGCCTTGTTCACTGCAAGATGGGGCTGGCGTTCCATTTTCTGGTTCTTAGCGGCTGGATCTGGTGTCACTCTTGCGTTCGTCGTTTTATCGTTGCCCGAAACGAAGCGTTCCATTGTTGGTAATGGGTCCATCAAGCCACCACGCTTCATCAATAAATCGTTCCTATTTTACTTGCCATACTACCGCAGAAAGTTGCACTTGGACAACCCAGATTACTCGACAAAGGCAGAAACTATCAAGTACGATCCAAAGGCGCCATACAAGATCCTAACAAGACCAGAATTGATATCGTTGTTGGCAGTCCAGGGCCTACAGTACACCACGTGGATCTGTCACATGACAGTGCTATCGCAACAATTGACCAAGAAGTACAAGTTGAAGATGGTCATCGTCGGTGTGTGCTTCTTGCCCGCAGGTCTATGTACATTGACGAGTATTGTGACTGCCGGTCGTTTCCTCAACTGGAactacagaagaagatacaGAAGACATAAGGAGTTTGTTCGTGCCGAAAAAGAGCGTTTGCTCAAGGAACACAACTACGACACACacgttgttgatgaaataaTGGAAAACGATATTAAATACAAATTCGATTTGTTCAAAACCAGACTAGACTGGATTTACATGCCTATATTTATTTCTAATGCCGGTTTCGTCACGTTCGGCTGGTGCATTGGAGAAAAGCAGCCATTGGCTGCAGTGCTAGTAATGTCAGGTTTGGGTTCCCTAACGTGCAACTGCATTATCTCCATATGTAACACGCTAGTCGTAGACTTGTACCCGGACACCTCATCTACCGCAGCAGGGTGTGTCAACTTGGTACGTTGTGTTTTCTCCGCCATTATATTGGCTGCTCTAGCTAAGATGGACAAGTCCATGAAAATAGGTGGAACCTTCACTTTCCTCACGGCAACCGCGATAACATGCTCCACCCTGCTTATCATCCCATTACGCTACGGCTTGCAACTACAACTAGCCAGAGAGCAAAGAGAGAATGCCAAGAAGCCcaacgaagaagaattggacGAAAATAATATCGATCCAGATGactcagaagaagaacaagagttGTATGACCTTCGCCGTGCAGCAACCGCGCAATCAAATTTCTCAGCTCTATAG